The window ttttttgcaaaaataaagTCTCCAATGTGAATACTCTTATATATGTATCTCATAAATCAGTCTTTTGGTCTGGTTATGAGATTCCATTTGCGAAATAAATGCTCACAAAGGACAAGCTTCAAAACATAACATGATATATATGAATTAATCATGTGTGGTTCATTGATGGATTTacctcaataaaataaatggtcatgcttagggatggcaatggggcggggcggggccgaaggatgAGATCTTCACCCCCGCCCCGCATGgatttttcttgccccatccccgccccgccccgcatgatggggaaaatttcttgccccatccccgccccttaagGCCCCGCGAAGACCAACGAAGCCCCGCCCTACACcgtaaaactttatttcttattaattttccctacaactattaccattttttcaaataaaatgacatatttcaataataaaaatatacttgaaattataaataaatttatcctatcaaatcaaactaatttttagcaaaaactaaataatattatctaaatgtttaacaagacaatatccCTGACCCTCATCATCTTGttctccaaaaattaaaaaacaaaaacccagctTGTAAAATAGATATGGATTTTAACAAGCATAAAGAAGCAGTGTTGTTAAGCAGCCAAATGCCCacacaaaatcacaaaaacaaTGACACAGACACATATTTAGAGCCATAGACCCGtacctcattaaaaaaaattatattatgttcatGATGAAAAGTAAGTTGAGAAAGATCGTATGAATCATGAATGAAATCAGcaattcaatagtatataaatttgtttctaataaagacaaaaaaaagttaaaattggtaccttatttccaattttgctagagagaaaaaagaggtagaGTCATgttaggtagaataaaataagctaatgatatttttgtttaaatagtagagtTTTAGGGTAcgataaaattacaatttaacccttattAATGCGGGGAtggggcggggtgggtctaaaaagtgtaaacccatccccgccccgccccgtggTGCGGGTCTAAAATctcgccccatccccgccctaccacctttgcggggcggggaaaacccgCACGGGGTgaagcggggaggggcgggtcaagcggggcggggaaaaattgccatcccaTTGCTAACGAGTGCTCATAGGATAttggttaacaattcattttaggaaattttgacattatttttatgagaaatagaaaaagctgttaaaacgttaattaattatttattttttcctttttccatgaaaattttctttaaataaattgttaatcATTACTCTAAGAGTATCGATTAGCATTTTCCTAAAAACAAATACTTTCTCGTGGCACAGTGGGCAATAGAAGTTTCGTGGAATAATGGAATGATAAATATGCAAATGCGTAACGCATTATTAGCAAGTGGTTGGTGTAGCAACTAGCAACATTATTAAAATGAAAGCCTCTTGAAAACGTGGGGACAAGGCTTcattatagaaaaaaaagtagACAGACATCGCGGGCCATGCTTGTATATATTAATGTCATCAAGTTTTGCACAATGGTTGAACTCAATACATTCCCATTTTCCCAATTTATTTGAAGCTGGTTTCGCTTTCTGTCAATGGAATCCTATCCTACCAAAATGAACCATGGTACAGAAAGTAATGAGAAAAGAGACGATGGGGCTGATCCAGAAACCCATAACAAATACAAAGAGATCATTGCAACCCTCCCAAGAAGTAATAGACGTCATTGGATAGTTGATCTCTACCAGTATGAAGGTTTTTGGTTCCCTTTACAACCTTTGGAAGGACTCTTGTTAGCTCAAGACTATTTCAAGCCTCAGCCCAATGATGTGATTCTGAGTAGCCTTCCAAAATCTGGCACAACTTGGCTTAAGGCTCTGACTTTTGCCATTTTGACACGATCCTCTTTTGGTGAGTCTACAAACCCTTTACTCTCTAGATTGTCACATGACTGCGTACCATTTTTAGAGCTGGAAATTGGGTCAAACccccaaaatttcaattcaaatatttcACTTGTGGCTACACACATTCCTTACACTTCCTTACCAAAATCTATTATAAGTTCTGGCTGtaaaattatttacatatttagGGATCCAAAGGATGTGATTGTGTCTTTATggcatttttctcaaaaattgagTCCTGAAGGTGTGCAAACCTCCACCACGGAAGATCTTGATTTGAAAGAGGCATTTGAGTTGTTTTGTGAAGGAGTATCTATGGCCGGACCATATTGGAGTCATGTATTAGGGTATTGGAGGGCAAGTTTAGAATCACCCGAAAGGATATTGTTTATAAAGTATGAAGATCTAAAGAATGAGACCATATACTATGTAAAGAAAATGGCTGAGTTCATGGGTTACCCTTTCTCTTTAGAGGAAGAAGTTAATGGTGTGGtgcaaaatattataaacttaTGTAGTTTTGAGAATTTGTCTAGTTTGGAGGTCAATCAAAGTGGACCTATGCAGTTTTTATCGGGCTTGGTGGGTAAAAATAATGCTTTTTTTAGGAAAGGTAAAATTGGAGACTGGAAGAATCATCTTACACCTGAAATGGCGACACGACTTGATCAAATAACTGAGCAAAAGCTAAGTAGTTCGGGCTTGACTTTGCATATCTCAGCTAATGCATGAGGGGGGATTCTATACTCTTTTCATGCCTGGCATATTTCAGTCTCAAAATTGTTGAGTATGGAAACTAAATAAAGTGCGACATTAGCCCAAGGTGGTACAATCGTTTGCGAGTTACGGAGGTCATTGGTTTGAATCTACCAGTGCTTGT of the Quercus robur chromosome 10, dhQueRobu3.1, whole genome shotgun sequence genome contains:
- the LOC126701933 gene encoding flavonol sulfotransferase-like; the encoded protein is MESYPTKMNHGTESNEKRDDGADPETHNKYKEIIATLPRSNRRHWIVDLYQYEGFWFPLQPLEGLLLAQDYFKPQPNDVILSSLPKSGTTWLKALTFAILTRSSFGESTNPLLSRLSHDCVPFLELEIGSNPQNFNSNISLVATHIPYTSLPKSIISSGCKIIYIFRDPKDVIVSLWHFSQKLSPEGVQTSTTEDLDLKEAFELFCEGVSMAGPYWSHVLGYWRASLESPERILFIKYEDLKNETIYYVKKMAEFMGYPFSLEEEVNGVVQNIINLCSFENLSSLEVNQSGPMQFLSGLVGKNNAFFRKGKIGDWKNHLTPEMATRLDQITEQKLSSSGLTLHISANA